From a single Helicovermis profundi genomic region:
- the lgt gene encoding prolipoprotein diacylglyceryl transferase yields the protein MNPVAFNLFGIDVRWYGITMALGMLLGGFLLIHQAKKKNINVDTIYDLLLVVIPSAVVGARLYYVVFNWQYYQGDILKIINTRQGGMAIHGGIIFGVLAGFIFCKIKKLNFWDILDMGALGLILGQAIGRWGNFINQEAHGGPTSLPWGIMVNGIKVHPTFLYESLWDLLVLFVLWKYKGKKKFNGEVFMLYMILYSVGRFLIEGLRTDSLMMGNFRTAQVISALFIVIGLLGIFIFRKYKINKVEEKL from the coding sequence ATGAATCCGGTTGCATTTAATTTGTTTGGAATCGACGTAAGATGGTACGGTATTACAATGGCTCTTGGAATGTTACTTGGAGGCTTTTTGCTAATACATCAAGCAAAAAAGAAAAATATTAATGTAGATACAATTTACGATTTGCTATTAGTTGTTATTCCATCAGCAGTAGTTGGCGCAAGACTTTACTATGTTGTGTTTAATTGGCAATATTATCAAGGTGATATTTTGAAAATTATTAATACTCGTCAAGGTGGCATGGCTATTCATGGTGGAATTATATTTGGAGTATTAGCAGGATTTATATTTTGTAAGATAAAAAAATTAAATTTTTGGGATATTCTTGATATGGGTGCTCTAGGGTTAATACTTGGTCAAGCCATTGGAAGATGGGGAAACTTTATTAATCAAGAGGCGCATGGTGGTCCAACAAGTTTACCGTGGGGTATTATGGTAAATGGAATTAAAGTTCATCCAACTTTCTTATATGAAAGTTTGTGGGATTTATTAGTCTTATTTGTATTATGGAAATATAAAGGTAAAAAGAAATTTAACGGTGAAGTATTTATGCTTTATATGATACTTTATTCTGTGGGAAGGTTTTTGATTGAAGGACTGAGAACAGATAGTTTGATGATGGGAAATTTTCGAACAGCCCAGGTTATTTCTGCTCTATTTATTGTGATAGGTCTGCTTGGAATATTTATATTTAGAAAATATAAGATTAATAAGGTTGAAGAAAAATTATAA
- the yfmH gene encoding EF-P 5-aminopentanol modification-associated protein YfmH gives MMKIEKTYNELLGEEVYKKIHPSGLEIYFIPKKNYQKKYAYFATRYGALYNDFIPFGEDEVKSMPLGIAHFLEHKIFEAKDKNIFEEFAKLGASVNAFTNYQSTAYMFSTVNNFYECFDILMDFVQTPHLTDENVEKEKGIITQEIKMYDDDPNWAVYFNLLKAMYKNHPMKHDIAGSVDSVMKTTRGELQECYDYFYSPKNMMIFVIGDLDMDDIVDATDKSLKESFLSKGAVPKILIKDEPLKVNKKRIEKDFKLPIPVFYMGFKDNVQEVNTRERLKKNIALKIALDLMFGKGSEFFKTHYDRGTINNSFSYEYSFGRTFSYSVIGGETKEADFLNEEILKEINKFKQNGFNEKDFERIKKKLTGRYLSSFNSIKYIANTFISYFMKDINLFDYLDVLNELDVNGVKKIMNNHFDTENFSVSMVK, from the coding sequence ATGATGAAAATAGAAAAAACGTATAACGAACTACTTGGAGAAGAGGTATACAAAAAAATACACCCTTCAGGGCTTGAAATTTATTTTATTCCAAAGAAGAATTATCAAAAAAAATATGCGTATTTTGCTACAAGATATGGTGCGCTTTACAATGATTTTATTCCTTTTGGTGAAGACGAAGTCAAATCAATGCCACTTGGCATCGCACATTTTTTAGAGCATAAAATTTTTGAAGCAAAAGATAAAAATATTTTTGAAGAATTTGCTAAACTTGGTGCTAGTGTAAATGCTTTTACCAATTATCAATCAACAGCCTACATGTTTTCAACTGTTAATAATTTTTATGAGTGTTTTGATATACTAATGGATTTTGTGCAAACTCCACATTTAACAGATGAAAATGTTGAGAAAGAAAAGGGTATTATTACTCAAGAAATTAAAATGTATGATGATGATCCAAACTGGGCGGTTTACTTTAATCTGCTTAAAGCCATGTATAAAAATCATCCTATGAAACACGATATAGCTGGAAGTGTTGACTCTGTTATGAAAACTACTAGAGGTGAACTTCAGGAGTGTTATGATTATTTCTATTCTCCAAAAAATATGATGATATTTGTTATTGGAGATTTAGATATGGATGATATTGTCGATGCAACAGATAAATCTTTAAAGGAGAGCTTTTTAAGTAAGGGTGCAGTACCTAAAATTCTTATTAAAGATGAACCATTAAAAGTTAACAAAAAAAGAATTGAAAAAGATTTTAAACTTCCAATTCCTGTTTTTTATATGGGTTTTAAAGATAACGTTCAAGAAGTAAATACAAGAGAAAGATTGAAAAAGAATATAGCGCTTAAGATTGCTCTTGACCTTATGTTTGGAAAAGGAAGTGAATTTTTCAAAACACATTATGACAGAGGAACTATTAATAATTCTTTTTCTTATGAATATTCTTTTGGAAGGACGTTTTCGTATTCGGTTATTGGTGGAGAAACAAAAGAAGCAGATTTCTTAAATGAAGAAATTTTAAAAGAAATCAATAAATTTAAGCAAAATGGATTTAATGAAAAAGATTTTGAAAGAATTAAGAAGAAACTTACAGGTAGATACTTAAGTTCTTTTAATTCAATTAAGTATATTGCAAATACATTTATTTCTTATTTTATGAAAGATATAAATTTATTCGATTATTTGGATGTTTTAAATGAACTTGATGTAAATGGTGTAAAGAAAATAATGAATAATCATTTTGACACTGAAAACTTCTCTGTTTCAATGGTAAAATAA